A stretch of the Tardiphaga sp. 709 genome encodes the following:
- a CDS encoding dienelactone hydrolase family protein, whose product MATICRVSYVALVLIAGTAGLLTSSLAEDFVPPLRMLPSEIASRAASFAKDLTFPQPVKAGDELISSQAAFLKPDGDGPFPALVMVHQCAGVNQAIVLWAREAVSLGYVVLLIDSLTPRQVSTLCFGPRNGVNLFRGAKDAFQAADHLRQYPFVDPTRLSFVGFSWGAMVGLIVSSARYAEALGGRPFASVASFYPGCFRVSRPNTPSFDIVSDDMKQPTLVLMGATDNETPASECVEKLHEAKSAGSAVEWHVYPDTGHCWDCRQLDGRSKTDLRGNLVSYKFRQDVTTDSSKRLFQFLAAPHRGK is encoded by the coding sequence ATGGCGACCATTTGCCGAGTGTCTTACGTTGCACTAGTGTTGATCGCAGGTACCGCCGGGCTGTTGACGAGCTCTCTGGCGGAAGATTTTGTCCCGCCGTTACGTATGCTTCCTTCTGAAATCGCCAGCCGCGCCGCGTCATTCGCGAAGGATCTCACCTTTCCGCAGCCGGTCAAGGCGGGAGATGAACTGATTTCGTCCCAAGCTGCGTTTCTGAAGCCTGACGGCGATGGCCCGTTTCCTGCGCTGGTGATGGTCCATCAGTGCGCAGGCGTGAACCAAGCGATCGTCCTCTGGGCGCGCGAAGCTGTCAGCCTTGGCTATGTCGTTCTCCTGATCGACAGTCTGACGCCTCGGCAGGTTAGCACGTTGTGCTTCGGGCCGCGAAACGGCGTCAATCTATTCCGCGGAGCAAAGGACGCATTTCAAGCGGCGGACCATCTCCGTCAATATCCGTTCGTGGACCCGACTCGGCTATCATTCGTCGGGTTCTCTTGGGGAGCGATGGTTGGCCTTATCGTCTCCAGCGCAAGGTACGCGGAAGCGCTGGGCGGTCGCCCGTTCGCATCCGTTGCAAGTTTCTATCCCGGGTGCTTCCGCGTTTCGCGGCCAAATACGCCGAGCTTTGACATCGTCAGCGATGACATGAAGCAGCCGACACTGGTTCTCATGGGCGCCACCGACAATGAAACCCCCGCCAGCGAATGCGTTGAAAAACTACATGAAGCCAAGTCGGCTGGCTCAGCCGTAGAATGGCATGTCTACCCTGACACTGGCCACTGCTGGGACTGCCGGCAACTCGACGGTCGTAGCAAGACGGATTTACGCGGGAACCTAGTTTCTTATAAGTTTAGACAGGACGTCACGACAGACTCATCCAAGCGGTTATTTCAATTCCTAGCCGCTCCGCACCGGGGCAAATAA
- the uvrA gene encoding excinuclease ABC subunit UvrA produces MHAGRGGSYGADSAVDEGFVRVRGAREHNLKNIDVDIPRNALVVFTGVSGSGKSSLAFGTLYAEAQRRYLESVSPYARRLFNQMSIPEVDEIEGLPPAVALQQQRGSPTTRSSVGSVTTLSNLLRMLYSRAGDYPRGQPLLYAESFSPNTPEGACPHCHGIGRIHDITEASMVPDDKLTIRERAVAAWPSAWQGQNLRDILVTLGHDVDTPWRKLPKKTRDWILFTEEQPTVPVYAGYTPAEVRRALKRKEEPSYHGTFTGVRKYVLQTFATTQSAMMKRRVSQFMLSGRCPVCRGKRLKPEALSVKFAGLDIAELSELPLRGVRELIVPYLEGKAHTPKDHPEKALVVQRILEDLNGRLAVLLDLGLGYLALERSTPTLSPGELQRLRLATQVRSNLFGVVYVLDEPSAGLHPADTEALLRALDRLKAAGNSLFVVEHELDVVRHADWIVDVGPAAGVHGGEVLYSGIPKGLADVEASETRRHLFGNAKAIDRRHRLPRGQLQLRGVTRNNLNDLDVDIPVGVFTAVTGISGSGKSSLITQFLVEKVGEILGHKRGEEDRGAPDEGDLLETAVQTLGGNIVGGMEHIKRLVVVDQKPIGRTPRSNLATYTGLFDHVRKLFAATKQAKTRHYDAGRFSFNVAKGRCETCLGEGFVTVELLFLPSVYAPCPTCHGSRYNAKTLEIKIRDKSIADVLGMTVDDAFVFFEKDPLLARSLGVIREVGLGYIKLGQSATELSGGEAQRIKLATELQRAQRGSALYVLDEPTTGLHPSDIEKLMLQLQGLVDAGNTVVVVEHDMAVVAESDWVIDMGPGAGNEGGSVVTAGEPQHVARNAESRTARFLEASIG; encoded by the coding sequence ATGCACGCAGGAAGAGGTGGTTCGTACGGTGCCGACTCGGCCGTCGATGAGGGCTTCGTGCGTGTTCGCGGAGCTCGCGAGCACAATCTGAAGAATATCGACGTCGACATTCCCCGCAATGCACTTGTCGTTTTTACAGGGGTGTCGGGATCGGGCAAGTCCTCGCTGGCCTTCGGCACGCTCTATGCCGAGGCGCAGCGGCGTTATCTTGAGTCGGTGTCCCCTTACGCGAGAAGATTGTTCAATCAGATGTCCATTCCTGAGGTGGACGAAATCGAAGGTCTACCACCAGCCGTGGCTTTACAGCAGCAACGCGGATCTCCGACGACACGCTCGTCGGTCGGCAGCGTGACGACATTGTCGAACCTGCTGCGCATGCTGTATTCGCGCGCCGGCGATTACCCGCGTGGACAACCACTGCTCTATGCCGAGTCATTTTCGCCCAACACTCCCGAAGGAGCTTGTCCTCACTGTCACGGAATCGGTCGGATCCACGATATTACCGAGGCCTCGATGGTCCCCGATGACAAGCTCACCATAAGGGAACGAGCCGTGGCGGCTTGGCCAAGCGCCTGGCAGGGACAAAATCTGAGGGACATCCTGGTAACTCTCGGTCATGACGTAGACACGCCTTGGCGCAAACTGCCGAAGAAGACCCGCGACTGGATACTCTTTACCGAGGAACAGCCCACCGTCCCGGTATATGCAGGCTACACGCCAGCTGAGGTGAGGCGAGCCCTCAAACGCAAGGAAGAGCCGAGTTATCACGGCACCTTCACCGGCGTACGCAAATACGTCTTGCAGACGTTCGCAACAACGCAGAGCGCGATGATGAAGAGGCGGGTTTCGCAATTCATGCTGAGCGGCCGTTGCCCGGTATGTCGGGGAAAACGGCTTAAGCCCGAGGCCCTCTCGGTCAAATTCGCAGGCTTGGATATTGCGGAACTGTCTGAGCTTCCTTTAAGGGGCGTTCGCGAGTTGATCGTGCCGTATCTGGAAGGCAAAGCTCATACGCCCAAAGACCATCCGGAAAAAGCTCTCGTGGTTCAGCGCATTCTGGAAGATCTGAATGGGAGATTGGCGGTTCTGCTCGATCTCGGCCTGGGATATCTCGCCCTCGAGCGCAGCACGCCGACACTGTCCCCCGGCGAATTGCAGCGGCTCCGGCTGGCGACACAAGTCAGGTCGAACCTGTTTGGCGTGGTGTATGTTCTGGATGAGCCCTCCGCTGGGCTTCATCCAGCCGACACCGAAGCTCTCCTGCGAGCGCTGGACCGGCTCAAGGCAGCAGGCAATTCGCTTTTCGTCGTCGAACATGAATTGGATGTCGTCCGCCACGCGGACTGGATAGTTGATGTCGGCCCCGCCGCGGGCGTTCACGGGGGCGAGGTGCTTTACAGCGGCATCCCTAAAGGACTTGCCGACGTCGAGGCGTCTGAAACAAGGCGCCACCTGTTCGGAAACGCGAAGGCCATCGACCGCAGGCACCGTCTCCCGCGAGGTCAGCTACAACTTCGCGGTGTCACCCGCAACAATCTCAACGACCTCGACGTCGACATTCCTGTCGGTGTGTTTACCGCGGTGACCGGCATCTCGGGGTCGGGCAAGTCCAGCTTGATCACTCAATTTCTGGTCGAGAAGGTTGGGGAAATATTGGGGCACAAGAGGGGCGAAGAGGACCGGGGCGCTCCGGACGAAGGAGACCTTCTGGAAACCGCCGTTCAAACACTTGGCGGCAACATCGTCGGGGGCATGGAGCACATAAAACGTCTCGTTGTCGTCGATCAAAAGCCGATCGGGCGAACTCCGCGGTCGAATCTCGCAACCTATACAGGACTTTTCGATCACGTCAGAAAGCTGTTCGCGGCCACGAAGCAGGCCAAGACACGGCACTATGATGCCGGCCGCTTTTCTTTCAATGTCGCCAAAGGACGTTGCGAAACCTGTCTGGGTGAGGGCTTCGTCACCGTCGAATTGCTTTTCCTCCCGTCAGTCTACGCGCCATGTCCGACCTGTCATGGGTCGCGCTACAACGCGAAGACGTTGGAAATCAAGATCCGGGACAAATCCATTGCCGACGTGTTGGGCATGACGGTGGACGATGCGTTCGTTTTTTTCGAGAAAGATCCGCTACTAGCACGTTCGCTCGGTGTCATTCGAGAGGTAGGCCTCGGTTATATCAAACTCGGTCAGTCCGCAACGGAGCTCAGTGGCGGCGAAGCCCAACGGATCAAGCTCGCTACCGAGTTGCAACGAGCTCAGCGCGGGTCGGCACTATATGTACTGGATGAGCCGACGACTGGATTGCATCCCTCAGACATTGAAAAGCTAATGCTGCAGCTTCAAGGCCTGGTGGATGCCGGCAACACGGTAGTCGTCGTCGAACACGATATGGCAGTGGTCGCCGAAAGTGATTGGGTAATCGATATGGGCCCCGGCGCAGGCAATGAGGGCGGGTCCGTCGTGACCGCCGGCGAACCGCAACATGTTGCGCGCAACGCCGAAAGCCGCACGGCCAGATTTCTGGAAGCCTCAATCGGTTAG
- a CDS encoding CHAT domain-containing tetratricopeptide repeat protein, translated as MSRLNAANGRANVAVAVPADVTPKIAPETALPVGFVAPPRSISDITAILDTEKPDEKKIEQLRADADVKPPGGASRVSLAQFYLDRAGARSQLGRLTNSISDLEKGIEAGRGAAPPGLMARLVQLVAVQYGSAGDPKKALETYQRLLRDTANTPGAKGFVHTANRSIANSLIQMGDIVQAEGYMRRSRPAIEEARTSGHPSMRAAYARYGQNWEAEIELGNAAIFEARGQFKEAEASLRIAEARKRAGMKGLLSGENPPTESALLQSIDFITLSLARTKARQGRLAEAESDARRALLSRLKDQGKYHYATPRFIAGLAGILVEQGRHSDAEKLLRVALDIGKTTGVPDEAPQTVQMLSQLGGVLNLQRKSRDAVAVYAQIDRAIANWEPMRRQVFELNGSRIASLYASGQIEAGISAADQLVKKQIARVGESHFDTASARGTLAIGLMRAGRDEEAIREFKTAIPILVASSRENADGDDTTVVAAKNQRFQAIIEAYFRMLARQKSRSADIGVETFSLADAIRGSSVQQALAASSARSSVKDPALAELVRKEQDLSKQINAQIGTLNNVLSLSSAERDEKGVQTLNVSIANLRSARTKARQEINRLFPAYADLVAPRAPSVDEIRDTLAPDEAMLSFYFGQDASFVWAVPKTGAVAFASIGSNAADVQTKVAQLREALEPQAAMISDIPAFDVALGYDLYSSLLKPVEAGWKPARKLIVVTNGALGLLPLSLLPTQPSVIKKNEEVLFASYRDVPWLARTHAVAMVPSAAALRTLRQLPPGKSDRSEIIAFGDPYFNTEQQAEAEQIDAKIRIADAADANTMRGVPLKRRNSPKLDGVDSAELGLLPRLPDTADELRSIALALRADPSKVLNLGKGATEKAVKSINLSGFKIIAFATHGLVPGELNGLTQPALALSSPTVTGEEGDGLLTMEEILGLKLDADWVILSACNTGAGAGAGAEAASGLGRAFFYAGTRALLVTNWSVHSQSARELMTDLFKRQADDPKLARGEAQRQAMMALADGPGYLNADGKTEFAYAHPLFWAPYSIIGDGGTR; from the coding sequence ATGTCGAGACTGAACGCGGCAAACGGGCGTGCCAATGTCGCCGTCGCCGTCCCCGCCGATGTCACGCCGAAGATCGCACCGGAAACGGCATTGCCGGTCGGCTTTGTCGCACCGCCGCGCTCGATCTCCGATATCACGGCGATCCTCGATACCGAGAAGCCGGACGAGAAAAAGATCGAGCAACTAAGGGCCGACGCAGACGTGAAGCCTCCCGGCGGAGCTTCGCGCGTCTCGCTTGCGCAGTTCTATCTCGACCGTGCGGGCGCAAGAAGCCAGCTCGGTCGGCTAACGAATTCCATCTCCGATCTTGAAAAAGGGATTGAGGCGGGCCGCGGTGCTGCTCCGCCCGGACTGATGGCGCGCCTGGTTCAACTAGTGGCTGTCCAGTACGGCAGTGCGGGCGATCCGAAGAAGGCGCTCGAAACATATCAGCGGCTACTGCGCGACACCGCGAACACGCCGGGTGCGAAGGGGTTCGTACATACAGCTAATCGCTCGATTGCCAATTCGCTGATCCAGATGGGCGATATCGTTCAGGCAGAAGGCTACATGCGCCGCAGCCGCCCGGCGATCGAGGAGGCGCGAACGAGTGGCCATCCTTCCATGCGCGCAGCGTATGCGCGTTACGGCCAGAATTGGGAGGCGGAGATCGAGCTCGGGAATGCTGCCATTTTCGAGGCACGTGGACAGTTTAAGGAGGCTGAGGCTTCGCTTCGCATTGCGGAAGCCCGCAAGCGCGCAGGCATGAAGGGCCTTCTCAGTGGCGAGAATCCGCCGACGGAGTCGGCATTGCTTCAATCCATCGATTTTATCACGCTCAGTCTTGCACGGACGAAGGCCCGGCAGGGCCGTCTTGCGGAGGCCGAATCCGATGCACGTCGCGCGCTGTTGTCCCGGTTGAAGGACCAAGGCAAATATCATTACGCGACGCCGCGTTTCATTGCAGGTCTTGCGGGCATCCTGGTCGAACAGGGGCGCCATTCCGACGCCGAAAAGCTGCTGCGCGTGGCACTCGATATCGGCAAGACGACGGGCGTTCCGGATGAAGCGCCACAAACCGTACAGATGCTTTCACAGCTTGGCGGCGTCCTTAACTTGCAGCGCAAGAGCCGTGACGCCGTCGCGGTTTATGCCCAGATCGACAGGGCAATCGCCAACTGGGAGCCGATGCGGCGTCAGGTATTCGAACTGAACGGCTCGCGTATCGCATCGCTCTATGCTTCGGGCCAGATCGAGGCGGGCATTTCCGCGGCTGACCAGTTGGTCAAGAAGCAGATCGCACGCGTAGGCGAGAGCCATTTTGATACGGCGTCGGCGCGCGGAACCCTTGCTATCGGCTTGATGCGAGCAGGACGCGATGAGGAAGCTATCCGCGAATTCAAGACCGCAATACCAATCCTAGTCGCATCGTCGCGAGAGAATGCAGACGGTGACGACACAACCGTCGTTGCGGCCAAGAATCAACGCTTCCAGGCGATCATAGAAGCCTATTTCAGAATGTTGGCCAGGCAGAAGAGCCGGTCCGCAGATATCGGTGTCGAAACATTCAGCTTGGCGGACGCCATCCGTGGCAGCTCGGTGCAGCAGGCCTTGGCGGCTTCGAGCGCGCGTAGTTCAGTCAAGGATCCCGCGCTGGCCGAGCTGGTGCGCAAGGAGCAGGATCTGTCGAAACAGATCAATGCGCAAATCGGTACGCTGAACAATGTGTTGTCCTTGTCATCGGCTGAGCGAGATGAGAAGGGCGTGCAGACGCTGAATGTGTCGATCGCCAATCTGCGCAGCGCGCGGACCAAGGCGCGACAAGAGATCAATCGGCTTTTTCCGGCTTATGCAGATTTGGTCGCGCCAAGAGCGCCATCCGTGGACGAGATTCGCGATACGCTGGCGCCCGACGAGGCGATGCTATCATTTTACTTTGGTCAGGACGCGAGTTTCGTCTGGGCGGTTCCGAAGACCGGTGCGGTTGCCTTTGCTTCAATCGGGTCCAATGCAGCGGATGTCCAGACCAAGGTAGCTCAGTTGCGCGAAGCGCTCGAGCCGCAGGCGGCTATGATTTCCGATATTCCCGCTTTCGATGTGGCATTGGGATATGACCTGTATTCGTCGCTCCTTAAGCCCGTAGAAGCCGGCTGGAAGCCGGCCAGGAAACTGATCGTCGTCACCAACGGCGCGCTGGGTCTGCTGCCACTCTCACTACTGCCGACGCAGCCGTCGGTGATCAAGAAGAATGAGGAGGTTCTGTTTGCGAGCTACAGGGATGTGCCCTGGCTGGCGCGCACCCATGCGGTCGCCATGGTTCCGTCCGCAGCCGCATTGCGCACTTTGCGGCAGCTACCGCCCGGCAAGTCCGACCGTAGCGAGATAATCGCGTTCGGAGATCCGTATTTCAACACCGAGCAGCAGGCCGAGGCCGAGCAGATCGATGCAAAAATACGAATCGCCGATGCCGCCGACGCCAATACCATGCGCGGTGTGCCGCTGAAGCGGCGCAACAGTCCGAAGCTTGACGGCGTGGATAGCGCGGAGCTTGGCTTGTTGCCGCGGCTTCCGGATACGGCCGACGAATTGCGCTCGATCGCCTTGGCGCTGCGGGCCGACCCGTCGAAAGTCTTGAATCTAGGCAAGGGAGCGACGGAGAAAGCCGTTAAGTCGATAAATCTGTCCGGCTTCAAGATTATCGCGTTTGCAACGCATGGCCTCGTGCCTGGCGAATTGAATGGGCTGACCCAGCCGGCGCTTGCATTGTCCTCGCCGACTGTGACCGGTGAAGAGGGCGACGGCCTATTGACGATGGAGGAGATACTCGGTCTCAAACTCGACGCGGACTGGGTCATTCTTTCGGCCTGCAACACCGGTGCGGGCGCCGGCGCCGGCGCAGAAGCCGCCTCGGGCCTTGGCCGGGCGTTCTTTTACGCGGGCACCCGCGCTCTTCTGGTCACCAACTGGTCGGTGCATTCACAGTCCGCGCGAGAGTTGATGACAGATCTGTTTAAGCGGCAGGCCGACGATCCAAAGCTGGCACGCGGCGAAGCTCAGCGTCAGGCCATGATGGCTTTGGCTGACGGACCCGGCTATCTGAATGCCGATGGAAAGACAGAGTTCGCTTACGCACATCCGTTATTCTGGGCGCCCTACTCCATTATAGGGGATGGGGGCACCAGATAA